AGTATCAACGGGAGAGTGTTAGCCTGGGCAAACATGAAATGTATCAAATATTGAAAAAGTTATCATCCCTTTAGTGGTGCATAGGGAAAGTAAGCCTCCTTCCTTTCTCTTACAAAGCAGCAGTCATGCCCTGCTTTATccctgagattctagctatctgtataacagaacattctgtcccagtggctgcacagatcctatctgatccccattgtaagcagcagtcctgtcctgctttatggctgagattctagctatctgtataacagagcattctgtcccagtggctgcacagatcctatctgatccccattgtaagcagcagtcctgccctgcttcatggctgagattctagctatctgtataacagagcattctgtcccaatggctgcacagatcctatctgatccccattgtaagcagaagtcctgtcctgctttatggcagctgagattctagctatctgtataacagagcgttctgtcccagtgactgcagaGATCCGATCTGATCCCCattttaagcagcagtcctgtcctgctttatggctgagattctagttatctgtataacaaagcattctgtcccagtggctgcacagatcctatctgatccccattgtaagcagcagtcctgtcctgctttatggcagctgagattctagctatctgtataacagagtattctgtcccagtggctgcacagatctatctgatccccattgtaagcagcagtcctgtcctgctttatggcagctgagattctagctatctgtataacagaacattctgtcccagtggctgcacagatttgAAAGCAGAAGTCAAGAATAGAAGttcttaaaaattataattaactaccaattttaaaaatcttgaaatattccgaaattttaaaatgaaatataagagaCACATTTGGGGGTATTAGTATATATCTACAAATAGACCAGGACAGGAATGGTAaattctatataaaataaatgtatgaaaagCAGCTGTTGTTATTATAGATGTAAGATCGAGACAGGActgccatatatataaatatacatgtcataCAGCTGAAGGAGATGAAGAGTGAGGCACATATAactgtgtgtgcatatatatatatatatatatatatatatatatatatatatatatatatatatatatataaaacacacaaaagccatgaatatcctgtaaattatatagtgaataaagtaccccctcttgtaaaatataaggatattataagttaccgaggagtttcatgaccatatataaacaccaggattcggcctttttcagcaggattctgattcggccgaatccttctgcccagccgaaccgaatcctaatatgaaaattaggggtagggagggaaatcacttgacttttgtcacaaaacaaggaagtaaaaaatattttccccttcccacccctaattagcatatgcaaattagggtttggattcggctgaatctttcgtgaaggattcggccgaatccaaaatagtagattcagtgcatccctacttataatatccttatattttgcaactgggggtactttatttattataatacacaagtttcagtgagtcatgtgacaaaaatgacatcagaactcaccgtttataactgatgacatcagaactcaccgtttataactgatgacatcagaactcaccgtttataaggatataatttacaagatattcgtggcttttgtttattttgtccttataaacggtgaatactgatgtcatcagttataaatggtgagttctgatgtcatttctgtcacatgactcactgaaacttgtgtattataataaataaagtacccccagttgtaaaatatgaggatattagaagttacttcggagttccatgacctgtataaaaaccttcggccttgtacttttatctggtcatgaaactcctcagtgacttataatatccttatattttacaagaggggctactttattcactatgtaactatattgcaCTATTTGCTGTCGGTAATGATGCCGGTGAGGTAGATGAGCGGATGAGGCACCAGTACACCTTGAGACAGAGGGGGATACGAGAAGTATCCCTCcgccagtagtagtagtagcagtagtaacGGTACAGTAGTAGCAGTAGCGCAGGCAAAGACTGGGAGTAAAAACAGGCAAACATGGCTAAGGCGCTCTCTGTTTCTTCCTCCGCTTTCCCCCGAGCCCCTGCCTAATAAGATCCTCCTCCTGCCGCCGTCACATTCCAGCTGGCTTCAGTCATTGGCTCACTGGGACGCCACTCACGAGTTAATACTGCTGAGCCTGTTATAGACAGAGGCTTCCCCTCAGCGTCTTCTCTGTGTAGCCCCGCCCTCAGTCCCTCCCCGCACTTCCCCGTCCCTCCCCGCTGTTTGCATCACCGCCAGgccgatctctctctctctcggctaTTAATAGAATGACGTCAGGCCGTGCCACATTCCAGAGCTCTCCGCGCGCGGCTATATAAAGGGGTGATGCAACTGCACTGCCAGAGCGAGTCACAGTCACAGGGGGAGACACACAGGCAGCGGCTGCTCTAGGTCACTTCCCACCGACACAGCACGGTAAGCGCTCAACTCTCTCTCTGAGTGTTCCCCGGGCAGACTCAGCCCCGGACCTCGCTAGTGTATCGGCAGCAGTTCCCCCTCTCCTTGTGTAACATTCCCGCTCCCAACTCAGGGGAAACTTTCCCACTTCGCGCTGATTGGTTCTTATACCCAGGGATTTGCTCAGCGCTTGTCtgataacttcccctttaaacctcagCCTGAGTGGCCCCCAAGGGCCCCAGATCTCTTCAGCGATCCCTGTGTTACACGTGCGAGAAACTTTATCTctattatatttatctttatatatatatatatatatatatatatatatatatatatatatatatatatatatatatatatatatatatatatacactattagACTATTACCTGCTGCTGACACTTGTATCTCTCCTCTAATCACCTCCAACTGTCACCTGTCTATTTCCCATCTcccatatattctttatttatatctcAACCATTATTATCATCATCTATATGTCATATCAGCTGTGTATCTCTCTTCAGCTTTATATCTGTCATTTATATATCTGTCATTTATATATATCTCATCATTGTCATATCCCCTATGTATCTCCCATCATCTATATAATATCCTTCTCTACATTCTTCTTATCAACtacatattttccattttctatgtatgtaattcactATATATCACTCGCTAGCTATGTATATCCCATCACTTCTATATCTGCCATTAGAATATCtcttatcatctatatatctgccATTAGAAtatctctactgtatatatatatagatctgtcAAATGATCTAGTTCATATCATTATCATCATCTATATATCAcctgtctatatattatataatctgTTTCTCGTTCTCTGTATAAGTTGATCATCTATAGATCTCTcattatctgtatatatattttccatcttCTGTATCTATTTCATTAACTATATATCACTCACCATCTATGTACCAGCTATATATCTGTCATATCATTCATAATTCTTTGAAATGAATTGTATGCCTTCCATCTCGTATATATTTATCATCAGCTTTATtgcttcatatatataaatatatatatgatgaaaTAAATTTGATCATCCACATTTCAAttcttatgtatatatatatcttctatatAAATATCTCTTCTCTTCCAGATATCTAATGATATGTCTGCATTTGTATATGTCTTCATCTATATCTAATAGTATTTATATCTCTTGTCATCTAGATGTCATCTCTTACTAACTTTGTATCATCTATATATCGCCCAGCATTTATATACCTTTCATCCATATATCtcctatcatatatatatatatatgatgtgcacccacgtatccaagattcgtatatatatatatatatatatatatatatatctgtatctgtatGTATATACTTCTCTCCTTTATATATTAGTCCAGTCATATATATTTCTCATGTCCCATCATCTATATATCTTCTGTCACCTATATATCCCTCTCCTTGTCTATAAAGCCTCTTGTAGCTACTCATCTGACTGAGTCTATATTCACGTGTCTCTCTTGTATCTGTATACAGTACCTGTATCTTCTTATCTATTGGTCTCTCAGTTTTTGGATTGAGTATATAGGGGTGTATAGTGTGGGGTGCTCCATACATTGGGCTGATAGATGAGTGTGCAGTTTGCTTGTACTTTTCTTTTACTAATGTTACTTTGGAGACAAAGAGAGAGCGAGGCCGGCAGATAGTTTGGGCTCTGCCCTCTGTATTACGGGGGATAAAGGGAAGGGACAGTtggctgtgtgtgtgagagagaggtaGCCCACTTTAGTGCCTGGCACACCCAGAACCGGTCAACACATAGACTCGGGCTGACTTTGTCCCGCTCTGGGAGGTTTCGGTTGCAGCCTGATGATGAAACTGCTGCCTAATACTTTCACTTCTCTCTCCTGAGTGCTGTGTCTTTACCAGCCTCAAGGTGGCGATACATTCCAGCAGGAATGGCACGGTCAGGGTTCCGGTAGCATTTCCAGCTGTGAGAGAGTGGagcaggactggagctggggatCTGACTGCGGGAACACTGGCTTACACGGGCAGCACATTACTAATCTCCTCTGAAAGCCGTGATGCCAACAGTCAGAACATATGTATCAACAATTCCAAGAAGTACATTATTTAATCTAATTTAATCTAGTATAATGatagcagaatatatatatatatatatatatatatatatatgtatagtgtatttatatatatatatatatatatatatatatatatatatatatagatataataatagatcttatatatgtgtgcagtgtccactgggacagaatgttctgttaaactgataactagaatctcagctgccataaagcagggcaggactgctgcttacaatggggatcagataggatctgtgcagccactgggacagaatgttctgttatacagatagctagaatctcagctgccataaagcaggacaggactgctgcttacaatggggatcagatagaacctgtgcagccactgggacagaatgctctgttatacagatacagtagctagaatatcagctgccataaagcaggacaggactgctgcttacaatggggatcagatattatctgtgcagccactgggacagaatgttctgttatacagatacagtagctagaatatcagctgccataaagcaggacaggactgctgcttacaatggggatcagataggatctgtgcagccactgggacagaatgatctgttatacagcAGTTTCCTAGAAAGCACAGCATTGAGAAAGGTTGAAGAGCTAACACATGTCATTTTAATCATTAATGCATGGTAAAATCACTCAAGAGGGTCTTTCTCCAAAATCCGCAGCATGTATCATTCTGCTGTTGATGTTAAgtggttgccaagggttactagacctagagCAAACTTTGTTATAGAGTTTCCTGTAAAGGAAATCAGGTCAGGTTGATGTAGGAAAACCCCAGTTAATACTGAGCTAGAGAAAAGTgtcatataattataatatagaaCATAATCCCTAAATTTTGCGAGACAAGAGGTGATTGGAAGAAGCTGTATTAACCCTCCATGCTCCAGTCAGTCTCTTCTCTCCCAGTGATGTCAGCATCGTATAATAGAGACTTTTCACCTCCGTGACCTGCAGCCCAGTTACTAATCTGAGAGTTGGGCAATAGGGTGACACAATCTCACGCAGGAGCAGCTTCTTGGGGAAACTCACATTTGTTTCCTGATTTCATCAGCAAAAAGGCCGGGAGTTTAGTAACTGCAGGTTGTGACCGGGCAACAGGAGGGTCATTGGGGCAGTTGCAGGTCACATGGGAAATCAGTAACATTTCTGCATCATTTATTTTAACAGTAACTTTTTATTTGCCACATTGTTGCAGCTGGAAATAGATGTTAAACACAGGCAGTGGGAACTTGGTGCCAATTTATGTATTCCCTGTTTTCTCTGTGTGTAACCAAATTTAGAGTGGGCACGAATAGAACCAACCggctgtggagtgggcaggaatagaaccagctgtggagtgggcaggaataGAACCAACCagctgtggagtgggcaggaatagaaccagctgtggagtgggcaggaataGAACCAACCagctgtggagtgggcaggaataGAACCAGCTGTGGAGTGGGAAGGAATAGAACCAACCagctgtggagtgggcaggaatagaaccagctgtggagtgggcaggaataGAACCAACCagctgtggagtgggcaggaataGAACCAACCggctgtggagtgggcaggaataGAACCAGCTGTGGAGTGGGAAGGAATAGAACCagctgtggagtgggcaggaataGAACCAACCAGCTGTGGAGTGGGAAGGAATAGAACCagctgtggagtgggcaggaataGAACCAACCagctgtggagtgggcaggaataGAACCAACTGTGGAGTGAGCAGGAATAGAACCAACCagctgtggagtgggcaggaatagaaccagctgtggagtgggcaggaataGAACCAACCagctgtggagtgggcaggaatagaaccagctgtggagtgggcaggaatagaaccagctgtggagtgggcaggaataGAACCAACCagctgtggagtgggcaggaataGAACCAACCggctgtggagtgggcaggaataGAACCAACCggctgtggagtgggcaggaatagaaccagctgtggagtgggcaggaatagaaccagctgtggagtgggcaggaataGAACCAACCagctgtggagtgggcaggaataGAATCAACCggctgtggagtgggcaggaatagaaccagctgtggagtgggcaggaatagaaccagctgtggagtgggcaggaatagaaccagctgtggagtgggcaggaataGAACCAACCagctgtggagtgggcaggaatagaaccagctgtggagtgggcaggaataGAACCAACCagctgtggagtgggcaggaataGAACCAACCggctgtggagtgggcaggaatagaaccagctgtggagtgggcaggaatagaaccagctgtggagtgggcaggaataGAACCAACCagctgtggagtgggcaggaataGAACCAACCggctgtggagtgggcaggaatagaaccagctgtggagtgggcaggaataGAACCAGCTGTGGAGTGGCCAGGAATAGAACCAGCTGTGGAGTGGCCAGGAATAGAACCagctgtggagtgggcaggaataGAACCAACCagctgtggagtgggcaggaatagaaccagctgtggagtgggcaggaataGAACCAACCagctgtggagtgggcaggaataGAACCAACCggctgtggagtgggcaggaatagaaccagctgtggagtgggcaggaatagaaccagctgtggagtgggcaggaataGAACCAACCagctgtggagtgggcaggaataGAATCAACCggctgtggagtgggcaggaatagaaccagctgtggagtgggcaggaatagaaccagctgtggagtgggcaggaataGAACCAACCagctgtggagtgggcaggaatagaaccagctgtggagtgggcaggaataGAATCAACCagctgtggagtgggcaggaatagaaccagctgtggagtgggcaggaatagaaccagctgtggagtgggcaggaataGAACCAACCggctgtggagtgggcaggaataGAACCAACCggctgtggagtgggcaggaataGAACCACTGTGGAGTGAGCAGGAATAGAGCCAACTGAGTGTACTTGCCTGTTGTAATCACTTCCCTCCCTCTATTCCATGGCCGTCGGTAGTGATTACAAGCCATTgctattacattttacaaataacatactaaaaattaacttctaggtgaagcacccctttaaggcctGGGAATCCTGCAGCAATGGGGTTCAGTGTTCCAACTATTTACGTTGATGCTAGAAACAATCGGTGACATTTCTAGTGCAGAGGgttctgctggatcagcattTAGGCAGATTTCATTTGGACCTGTGTCTTATTTTGGCAGGGAGCAGAGAGAATCAATTCCCCATCCTAATTATAACTATACCCGGGGGCTCTGATCTGTTAATTGGTGAtctcaaaagtaaaaataaaggcaGAGACTGGTGTAATTATAAGCCAGAATGGGCTATTTATACTCTCGCTTACCTTTGTACTTTGCATTGGGCAGAGAGAAAAAGGTCAGTATTTACACTACATTCTCCATCTGTTTGTGCAGCCCAAACCCTGGAAACTTTccctagtggggggggggggtgaaatgtTATAATATTGAATATTTCCACATTCAAAGCAGGGAGGGGGTTCAAGATCTTTTACTAACAagagttgtacaggtatgagatcccgttatccagaaaggccgtcttccacagactccattttatccaaataatccacatttttaaaaatgatttcctttttctctgtaataataaaacagtagcttatacttgatcccaactaagatataattaatccttattggaagcaaaaccagcctattttatttatttaatgtttacatgattttctagtagacttaaggcatgaagattcaaattacagaaagatccattatccggaaaaccacaggtcccgagcattctgtagtACCTTTCCCCACCAGCTTCCAGCACTGACCTCCTTCCTCCATAGGGAGGAAAGAGGTCAGCAGATaataccataaaaaaaaagaagaccaatggcAACGTGCCATGGAGTGCCCATGCGTCATTGGAATCTTACAGATTtttagaatttgaagtcaaatCGCTGAGAAAAAACCCAACTTGCTGTTCCATAAGAACTACATCTATAAATGCATCTTGGTTggtgaaggatgctgggagttgtaattcagctGTGAGCGGTGCATCTAAATTTATGTATTTCTTTTACCCCCCTCAGAAAATGATGCTGCAACACCCAGGACAAGGCTCGGCTGCAGAAGTGAGTGCGACGGCCATAGTGCCCTGTCTGTCCCCGACAATGTCGTTCAGCTTTGAGGATTTCACTAACCTCACCCCACTGGTTAAAGAGGAACTAAGGTTCGCCATTCAGAATAAGCGATTCTCCACCCGAGCCCCCTGCTCTTTAGATTCGGTGGTGGTGTCCGACGGCCCCTTAGAATTGACAGTCCCCAAATCCGAGGTATGTCCAGTGCCTTACCTTTATTCCATATATATGTACTGCGGaatacactttaaagggattctgtcatgatttttatggtgtagtttttatttctaaatgacgctgtttacattgcaaataattcactctacaatataaaatgtcattcctgaccagcaagtgtatttagttataatattggtgtgtaagtgcatctcagctcattttgcctggtcatgtgatttcagaaagagccagcactttaggatggaactgctttctggcaggctgttgtttctcctactcaatgtaactgaatgtgtctcagtgggacctggattttactattgagtgctgttcttagatctaccaggcagctgttatcttgtgttagggagctgctgtctggttacctttccattgttctggtgttaggctgctggggggaaagggaggagtgatatcaacttgtagtacagcagtaaagagtaactgaagtttatcagagcacacgtcacatgactgggggcacctgggaaactgacaatatgtctagtgccatgtcagatttcaaaattaaatataacaaaaaaatctgtttgctcgtttgaaaACGGATTTAAGagcagaattcggctggagcagcactatgaactgatgtcttttgaaaaaaaaaatgttttttcagctCAGTTCCCTATTGGAGGACCAACTTTTGGGCAGGGTCCCCACAATAGtgccaagaatatctagggcagcaaatacatatttaccccCAATCTCCTGTTAATTGACCTTCATTGTGGGCTTTCAGGggtatctaggaaagcaaatcttacccaaaaggtggccatagacgtacccataatattgtatgaaactaattgtcgtatgatattcggtgtgtgtgtatggtgggagacaagctgaATGATAGAAGACTTGGCGGTCGGTTTGGCGATCAGGCTggctgaaaattttgattgggtctctttgaaggcacccgaaaatcacccattgttagtgctgaatggtcagatacaggtagaattctattgtttctatatgtttaTCTGACTaatcagctctacacgtgtgtattgaaacgaataatctttcctggaaacatctTAATTGGCCACCTATAGTTCTTCTACCACTGCTCCCCCCATCCCCACAGTTTGGGGCCGTGTGTTGAGAGTGTGTCACATAATCACCACCTGTGTCACAGTTAACCTCAGCCATACATTCTATAGCACAATGACATTTAGGAGAGTTTTGCAACCTAAAGGCTGACATTTACTTCCTCATACCAAGCTGCTTCATTGTATCATTAAGGCTGATATAAGCATTGCTCAAGTCTCCCTCCCAGTGATTCATTCCTTCAAACTCTTTATCAGAAGTCAGTTTGAGGCCTTTTTGCTGCTTCAGTCTTATAGAGTTGAGCCCTTTCAATTTATTACCTGTCTCTGGGGGTCTTGATTTTAGGGGGGCGTTGCCACTGCTAGTGTTGCACCCATGCTACTACTAACAACACTACTTTCCTTTTTGCCACAGTTTGCCCCAGAGGAAGATGATCGGAAAAAGAGGAGGAGGGAAAGGAATAAAGTTGCTGCCGCCAAGTGTCgaaataaaaagaaggaaaggACAGATAGTTTGCAGAAGGTAAGGCAATACTCAGCCTAAAGTTCTTATTCTCAAAGAAATCTAGTTGTCTAACAGCCAATCAGCATCATTAATCGGTTTGCTTATTGCTCCCTGCGGGACCCAAAACCTGCAGCAGACTCAGTGTTTGCTATTACACCGTCTCCttctgattatatagtgaataaagtaccccctcttgtaaaatataaggatattataagtcacagaggagttccattaccatataaaagtacaaggccgagtgcttttaaacaggtcatggaactccaaggttacttctaatatcctcattttttccaacaaggggtactttatttattataatacacaagttttagtgagtcatgtgacagaaatgacagttataactgatgacatcactactcacttttataactgatgacatcactagtcaccgtttataaggatatcatttacaagatattcatgacttttgtgtattatagacacATACACAATCCCTGCTGTTCATGTTACTGAGGATTATGGGGGATTATTTCAGGGGTGCACCCCTAGGTTCCCTATGACAGTAGCAGCCAATCTCCTGGTGCTGCCAGTAAGTCACAGCTGGGGGTCAGCGTCCTGTTTCACTATGGGCAGACTATATAAGGTCAGGCTACAGAGCCCAATGAGCCCGGCTATATCAGCACTTTCATTTTCTTTATGAGGCAGAAACTCTGCTGAAATGTCACTTCCCTGCAGCtgaaatcaacatttttattttaagcttCAGATTTCCTTAAAGAATAAAGTTGCACAATTCTGAGTCAGATTCCCGATATGATTACATCTCAAGGTTTGGGCTGTTGAGTAGGTGTTTACACAGcaagggtcatttatcaacaccgggcaaatttgcccatgggcagtaactcatggcaaccaatcaaattgttgcattcgtTGTTCTGCCaatcactggttgctataggttactgcccattagcaaatttgcccagtgttgataaatgagccccagggaAACCTTTTGGCAGCCAG
The genomic region above belongs to Xenopus laevis strain J_2021 chromosome 5L, Xenopus_laevis_v10.1, whole genome shotgun sequence and contains:
- the atf3.L gene encoding activating transcription factor 3 L homeolog isoform X1; amino-acid sequence: MCRETPLQKMMLQHPGQGSAAEVSATAIVPCLSPTMSFSFEDFTNLTPLVKEELRFAIQNKRFSTRAPCSLDSVVVSDGPLELTVPKSEFAPEEDDRKKRRRERNKVAAAKCRNKKKERTDSLQKESEKLESINADLKAQIEELKNEKQHLIYMLNLHRPTCIVRAQNGRTPEDERNLFIQQIKDGTLQS
- the atf3.L gene encoding activating transcription factor 3 L homeolog, whose amino-acid sequence is MMLQHPGQGSAAEVSATAIVPCLSPTMSFSFEDFTNLTPLVKEELRFAIQNKRFSTRAPCSLDSVVVSDGPLELTVPKSEFAPEEDDRKKRRRERNKVAAAKCRNKKKERTDSLQKESEKLESINADLKAQIEELKNEKQHLIYMLNLHRPTCIVRAQNGRTPEDERNLFIQQIKDGTLQS